A genomic region of Balaenoptera acutorostrata chromosome 4, mBalAcu1.1, whole genome shotgun sequence contains the following coding sequences:
- the PTX3 gene encoding pentraxin-related protein PTX3, whose translation MHLPVILFCALWSAVSAENSDEYELMYVNLDNEIDNGLHPTEDPTPCDCSREDSEWDKLFIMLENSQMREGMLLQATDDVLRGELQKLRAELGRLAGSLARPCAPVAPAEARLARALDELLQASRDASRRLARLEEAGTLQPQEEAGQALGAVLEELRQTQADLRAVQGWVAGRWLPAGCETAILFPMRSKKIFASVHPATPMKLEAFSACIWVKATDVLNKTVLFSYGTKRNPYEIQLYLSYQSIVLVVGGEENRLVTDTVISLGTWTHLCSTWNSEKGHVALWVNGDLVAATVDMATGHVIPEGGILQVGQEKNGCCVGGGFDETLAFSGRLTGFNIWDRVLSNEDIRKNGGAESCHIRGNVVGWAVTEIQPHGGAQYVS comes from the exons ATGCATCTCCCTGTGATTCTGTTTTGTGCTCTCTGGTCTGCAGTGTCGGCCGAGAACTCGGATGAATATGAGCTCATGTATGTGAATCTGGACAATGAAATAGACAATGGACTCCATCCCACTGAGGACC CTACGCCGTGCGACTGCAGTCGGGAGGACTCCGAGTGGGACAAGCTCTTCATCATGCTGGAGAACTCGCAGATGCGGGAGGGCATGCTGCTGCAGGCCACCGACGACGTCCTTCGGGGTGAGCTGCAGAAGCTGCGGGCCGAGCTGGGCCGGCTGGCGGGCAGCCTGGCGAGGCCGTGCGCGCCGGTGGCCCCCGCCGAGGCCAGGCTGGCCCGGGCGCTGGACGAGCTGCTGCAGGCGAGCCGCGACGCGAGCCGCAGGCTGGCGCGCCTGGAGGAAGCCGGGACGCTGCAGCCGCAGGAGGAGGCGGGGCAGGCCCTTGGCGCAGTGCTCGAGGAGCTGCGGCAGACGCAGGCCGACCTCCGCGCTGTGCAGGGCTGGGTGGCAGGACGCTGGCTGCCAGCAG GTTGTGAAACAGCGATTTTATTCCCCATGCGTTCCAAGAAGATTTTTGCAAGCGTGCATCCAGCAACACCAATGAAACTTGAGGCGTTCAGTGCCTGCATTTGGGTCAAAGCCACAGATGTGTTAAACAAAACTGTCCTGTTTTCCTATGGCACAAAGAGGAATCCATATGAGATCCAGCTGTACCTCAGCTATCAGTCCATCGTCCTTGTGGTGGGTGGAGAGGAAAACAGACTGGTCACCGATACTGTGATTTCCCTGGGAACGTGGACCCATCTGTGCAGCACCTGGAATTCAGAGAAAGGGCACGTGGCCTTGTGGGTAAATGGTGACCTGGTGGCCGCCACTGTCGACATGGCCACGGGTCACGTTATTCCCGAGGGAGGAATCCTGCAGGTTGGCCAAGAAAAGAACGGCTGCTGTGTGGGTGGTGGCTTTGATGAGACATTAGCCTTTTCTGGCAGACTCACGGGCTTCAACATCTGGGATCGTGTTCTTAGTAATGAAGACATAAGAAAGAACGGAGGAGCAGAGTCCTGTCACATCCGGGGCAATGTAGTTGGGTGGGCAGTCACGGAGATTCAGCCCCACGGAGGAGCGCAGTACGTTTCTTAA